Genomic window (Aethina tumida isolate Nest 87 chromosome 4, icAetTumi1.1, whole genome shotgun sequence):
agtattaaaagaacattaattaaatctcaaacaattaaaataggtGTAACTTACTCGTAGTGATAGATTTCTGGTccaatattagttttttgccTGAGAATTCTCCATTTTCCTTGATTTCCGTACAATTTTGCGTAATCGATCTTTGGAATTGCATTTACTACTGGAGCAGGTTGTCTTACTTGGTATGTTGGACGGAAATTTGTACTAGAACCAGCATATTTATCGCCTACATGACGATAACGTTCTGAAATAAGACAAAACTTTCACTACTCAGAAACAGATGGCGCTAGGTAGCTGAagtattttggaattttttgatttgtaaaaaCCTTCCTTATTTTCAtccatacatacatacaaataaaaattgtcttcaaatttatatgtagGTGAGATTATTACGAATCTTTAAACCAGtagtatataatttactaagaaaaatgtaacattttaatatgaaaataaaataaacccacagttcacataaaaatgatttataatgaTATGAgtcactttatttttaaataacgcaATAAATAGACAAATAACGACACTTTAACAACACCTAATTGTTTCCCCATCCGATTACCATAAATAATCGTTGCCAATGTGCAATTATGTatcttttgtaattataatctaTATGAGAATAACCTTTCGGAGGTGTTGATGTCTAAATACGTCGTCTgttaattggaattttatcaCGAAAGCATTGATATTTAAGCACAGTTATGTCAGGAATTTACCAATGTTGTCTTTGTAAGCCCCACTTCCGTCCGGCCTGTATCTTCCGGTGCCGTCGTCCACGTACTGGCCACTGTTGTCCGGAATGTACTGGCCGGAAAAGTCAGGGATGTATTGACCGGAATTGTCGTAGTACTGGCTGGAAATGTCTGCGTAACAGACCACCAGGCAAAGTGATAACACCTAAAAATAAacgacatttaattatttcgttttaattaaaatatttctgaaattaaaacatcCGGTGGCAAAAATTATGtgcatatttttctaataaaatgcGTCGTCGTTCACTTTTCAAGTACGTCTGTTATTGCTCGAATCAAACAAGTCATGAGCGTAAAAGGttcagaaattaataaacttaatagggaaattaatttatagtatataaaatattaaggtcAGTTAAACTTATTCTTAAACCccgagtaaaattaatttgcaacATTTGCTCTTTGGTAAATGGAAAAAGTTCAACTAGTACAGCATTAACAGGCCATAAAATAATCTCCGATTCGGATTTACAAcagacataaattattttgttgttgctGTTTCACCTACGTATTATTTAGATCTTCTTAAGTGTCATTGTTGgcattttcaatctgtaataAAATGCATGAGATTCTGGTGTCATGTTTGCGGAATTCGCAAgggtaaattataatatggcACGAACTTGAATATGGATATTAGTTAAATTGGATTAATCttgaatgtattttatttataactttattaatttatgttcatGTGTGGtttgatttatgtttaattgatatttgtaaTATGCGATGAACTTATAGATGTTATAAGTAATTGCAATGCGGAacttattaacttaataacatcataaaattaatataaatatttaatataaaataataaaatttatttaatttattaactattttaataaatattttaaaaaatagtcattttttaaagatcttttatttatgaaaattattaaaaataatttagtactatatatgataaataattgcaatgccgaaatattaatttgatttattttataataaataaataaattaaataaacaaaattaaataactcagataaataatttatttaaaattaatataaagatatacaataatataaaataatgatatttatttaattcttcaatgtatttttacaaatattttaaaaaatgtttatttttatttgaataaaataacattttttaaattatttattcttcacaaaatgatataattatttttttttttttcataatattatttaatagttatatatttattaaaaatatttaatgtatgtattatatttcatcataaagtattttactaaacaattaatagattatttaaaattacttatttaaattttattcattgtaaaaataaattgttatttttttaatttattttgattattataaaattatatttttatcataatttatattttttaaccgaatatattttaaatatataaagtgtaCATTTCATATTAAGTATtcttcaaacaatttttaatgtaagaatattaattacacaaagtataaatttcatattaaatattttattaaagaatttttaatataagaataataaatataattactaatgataaattaataaattattctacttatttaaattttatttcttgtaaaaattaattattttttaaatttatttttaatattataaaattatatttttatcataatttattttttaaacagaatatattttacatatatatgtattaaatttcatatcaagtattttattaatataagaataatgaatataattactaatgataaattaataaattattctacttatttaaattttatgcattgtataaattaaatattattttttaaatttatttttattgttgtaaaattatatttttatcatgatttattttttaaacagaatatattttacatatatgtataaaatttcatatataatatttaattaaacaatttttaatataagaataataaatataattactaatgataaattaataaattattctacttatttaaattttatttattattttttaaatttatttttattatatatttttatcatgatttatattttgtaattcaaatatattttacatataaatatatacatcaatttcatattaagtattttactaaacaatttttaatattagaatattaaatgttacgaaacattttattcattgtaaaaacaaattattaattttttaatttacttttcattattataaaattatatttttatcataatttatatattttaaaccgaCATACaagtataaatttcatattaaatattttattaaacgataaattaataaattgttctacttatttaaattttatttattgtaaaaataaatgattactttttaatttaatcttcatTATTATGAAgttatctttttataatcatttatatttttaaaccgaatattttaaatataagtattaaattcaaatattttactaaacaatttttaatataagaataataattgtaattactaatga
Coding sequences:
- the LOC109596105 gene encoding larval cuticle protein LCP-30; its protein translation is MKTLLVLSLCLVVCYADISSQYYDNSGQYIPDFSGQYIPDNSGQYVDDGTGRYRPDGSGAYKDNIERYRHVGDKYAGSSTNFRPTYQVRQPAPVVNAIPKIDYAKLYGNQGKWRILRQKTNIGPEIYHYEYETENKIQAEETGKLLKKGTKDEGIAADGFYEYVGPDNVKYRVVYTAGEEGFVPTGAHIPTPPPVPEPIARALSLKQSGRF